One genomic window of Halobellus limi includes the following:
- a CDS encoding DUF5828 family protein encodes MEESVSGFKVRGTWGDVVEHGERITRALRDAGVDSDAFEEWDEWRPKSHERLGEDVSEKTAAQASVAEGEGEKAGKDPDEDLQTAGERLSESYEHVENGDNDEAVERWSESLGYVARAADSAGRRALRRVENTVYQRVMTQLAPYYFDNELVSANIQKSTRGDDVSFIFEVNVNDDELKQKVSERLGEFDDEVTRWHVDTEKETETVEAVEGVEPPESDDRSRSTTN; translated from the coding sequence ATGGAAGAGAGTGTCTCCGGATTCAAGGTCCGGGGGACCTGGGGCGACGTCGTCGAACACGGCGAACGCATCACACGCGCACTCCGGGACGCAGGCGTCGACAGCGACGCCTTCGAGGAGTGGGACGAGTGGCGGCCGAAGTCCCACGAGCGACTCGGCGAGGACGTGAGCGAAAAGACCGCAGCGCAGGCGAGCGTCGCGGAGGGCGAGGGCGAGAAGGCCGGGAAGGACCCCGACGAGGACCTCCAGACCGCCGGCGAACGGCTTTCGGAATCCTACGAACACGTCGAGAACGGCGACAACGACGAGGCCGTCGAGCGGTGGTCGGAGTCGCTCGGGTACGTCGCTCGCGCGGCCGACTCCGCGGGCCGACGGGCGCTCCGTCGCGTCGAGAACACCGTCTACCAGCGGGTGATGACGCAGCTGGCGCCGTACTACTTCGACAACGAACTCGTCAGCGCCAACATCCAGAAATCCACCCGCGGCGACGACGTCTCGTTCATCTTCGAGGTCAACGTCAACGACGACGAGTTGAAACAGAAAGTGAGCGAGCGCCTCGGCGAGTTCGACGACGAGGTGACGCGCTGGCACGTCGACACCGAAAAAGAGACCGAAACCGTCGAGGCCGTCGAGGGCGTCGAACCACCGGAATCGGACGACCGGTCCCGGTCGACGACGAACTGA
- the thrC gene encoding threonine synthase, whose protein sequence is MSLELTAPAPDAPDVADDGVWLADIETGETYAPFDEIRYTGEDGNLLEVRYAEPPTFEDFQGQGRGVWRYRAALPFEEGVTLPEGDTPLHEAPRLRDDVGVETLRIKHEGMNPTGSFKDRGMTVGVRVAKELGVGRLACASTGNTSAALAAYGARGGMETLVLLPSGKVAAGKIAQAALHDARILEVDGNFDACLDIVQELAQRGEVYLLNSLNPFRLEGQKTIGLEILEEFRDDYGRFPDRIVLPVGNAGNTSALYKAFRELVQSGALDPAEVPKLTGVQAEGAAPMVEAIENGWDDTQRWEEVETRATAIRIGNPVNAPKALPGIRETGGTAVAVSDESITEAQRDLAREGIGVEPASAASVAGLKKLRDRGVVDADEDVVCLTTGHLLKDPDAAFEAGGKPEPVPNDLGAILDHIGAN, encoded by the coding sequence ATGAGCCTCGAACTCACCGCTCCCGCGCCGGACGCCCCCGACGTCGCCGACGACGGCGTCTGGCTCGCGGACATCGAGACGGGCGAAACGTACGCCCCGTTCGACGAGATCCGATACACCGGCGAGGACGGCAACCTGCTCGAAGTGCGCTACGCGGAGCCGCCGACGTTCGAAGACTTCCAGGGGCAGGGACGGGGCGTCTGGCGCTACCGCGCCGCGCTCCCGTTCGAGGAGGGCGTCACGCTCCCCGAGGGCGACACGCCGCTGCACGAGGCCCCGCGGCTCCGTGACGACGTCGGCGTCGAGACGCTCCGGATCAAGCACGAGGGAATGAACCCCACCGGCTCGTTCAAGGACCGCGGGATGACCGTCGGCGTCCGCGTCGCGAAGGAACTCGGCGTCGGCCGACTCGCGTGCGCGTCGACCGGAAACACCTCCGCGGCCCTCGCCGCCTACGGCGCTCGCGGCGGGATGGAGACGCTCGTGCTCCTCCCCTCCGGCAAGGTCGCGGCCGGCAAGATCGCCCAGGCCGCGCTCCACGACGCGCGCATCCTCGAAGTCGACGGCAACTTCGACGCCTGTCTCGACATCGTCCAGGAACTCGCCCAGCGGGGCGAGGTGTACCTGCTCAACTCGCTGAACCCCTTCCGGCTGGAGGGACAGAAGACGATCGGCCTCGAAATCTTAGAGGAGTTCCGCGACGACTACGGCCGCTTCCCGGACCGCATCGTCCTGCCCGTCGGCAACGCGGGCAACACCTCTGCGTTGTACAAAGCGTTCCGCGAACTCGTCCAGTCGGGCGCGCTCGATCCCGCGGAGGTACCGAAACTCACCGGCGTCCAGGCCGAGGGGGCCGCCCCGATGGTCGAGGCGATCGAGAACGGCTGGGACGACACCCAGCGTTGGGAGGAGGTCGAGACGCGCGCGACGGCGATCCGCATCGGCAACCCGGTCAACGCGCCGAAGGCGCTCCCGGGGATCCGCGAGACCGGCGGTACCGCGGTCGCCGTCTCCGACGAGTCGATCACCGAGGCCCAGCGCGACCTGGCCCGCGAGGGAATCGGCGTCGAACCCGCCTCGGCGGCCTCGGTGGCCGGGCTCAAGAAGCTCCGCGATCGGGGCGTCGTCGACGCCGACGAGGACGTCGTCTGCCTCACGACCGGCCACCTGCTGAAGGACCCCGACGCCGCGTTCGAGGCGGGCGGGAAGCCCGAACCCGTTCCGAACGACCTCGGGGCGATCCTCGATCACATCGGCGCGAACTGA
- a CDS encoding sensor histidine kinase, translating into MCDSESPSNRVSPPDGGHQALVDNFPNGVVVLVDSDLRYRIVGPAVLPFSGRDATEMVGRDVFELFPEPTAERLASALEATLDGTAQSFDVEFEGKFHHIETEPARIDGDPYSVLVTQDVTEARETAKALEEQNERLDQFASMVSHDLRGPLNVAEGRLALFRETDDAEHLAAVDDALERIDELTADLTGLARSNRSDEEYERVSLDTVARSAWEMIDTREAALVTEECSVVGSESQLQALFENLFRNAVGHGGSDVTVRVGPLEDGFYVEDTGVGIPPEREEEVFEHGFTTGYSGTGTGLTIVRRIAASHGFDVALGESQEGGARFEFRASESADEE; encoded by the coding sequence ATGTGTGACTCCGAATCTCCGAGTAATCGGGTTTCGCCGCCGGACGGTGGCCATCAGGCCCTCGTCGACAACTTCCCGAACGGGGTGGTGGTGCTCGTCGATTCGGATCTCCGGTACCGGATCGTCGGCCCGGCAGTGCTCCCGTTTTCGGGCCGTGACGCCACCGAAATGGTCGGGAGAGACGTGTTCGAGCTGTTCCCGGAACCCACGGCCGAGCGCCTCGCGTCCGCGCTGGAGGCGACGCTCGACGGGACGGCACAGTCGTTCGACGTCGAGTTCGAGGGGAAGTTTCACCACATCGAGACCGAACCGGCGCGAATCGACGGCGATCCCTACAGCGTGCTCGTCACCCAGGACGTCACCGAGGCGCGGGAGACGGCGAAGGCGCTGGAAGAGCAGAACGAACGGCTGGATCAGTTCGCCAGTATGGTCTCTCACGACCTCCGCGGCCCGCTGAACGTGGCCGAGGGCCGACTGGCGCTCTTCCGCGAGACCGACGACGCGGAACACCTCGCGGCGGTCGACGACGCCCTCGAACGGATCGACGAACTGACCGCGGACCTCACGGGACTCGCTCGAAGCAACCGCAGCGACGAGGAGTACGAACGCGTCTCGCTCGACACGGTCGCGCGTTCCGCCTGGGAGATGATCGACACGCGAGAGGCGGCCCTCGTGACCGAGGAGTGCTCGGTGGTCGGCAGCGAGAGCCAGTTGCAGGCGCTCTTCGAGAACCTGTTTCGGAACGCCGTCGGCCACGGCGGATCGGACGTCACGGTCCGAGTCGGTCCGCTCGAAGACGGCTTCTACGTGGAAGATACGGGGGTGGGAATTCCGCCAGAGAGGGAAGAAGAGGTGTTCGAACACGGGTTCACGACGGGGTACAGCGGGACCGGAACCGGACTCACGATCGTCCGTCGGATCGCCGCTTCCCACGGGTTCGACGTCGCCCTGGGCGAGAGCCAAGAGGGCGGTGCCCGCTTCGAGTTCCGCGCGTCGGAGTCGGCCGACGAGGAGTGA
- a CDS encoding DUF7569 family protein, which yields MTGSEPCDACGDPIEEALARTVQLNVDRSEVDNQRLCPACFADWIERYRTEMQPRATESPVDSDADIIVD from the coding sequence ATGACCGGGAGCGAACCCTGCGATGCCTGCGGCGATCCGATCGAAGAGGCGCTGGCTCGGACGGTTCAGTTGAACGTCGACCGCTCGGAAGTCGACAACCAGCGGCTCTGTCCCGCTTGCTTCGCCGACTGGATCGAGCGCTACCGAACCGAGATGCAGCCGCGAGCGACGGAAAGCCCCGTCGACAGCGACGCCGACATCATCGTGGACTGA
- the serB gene encoding phosphoserine phosphatase SerB, with the protein MRLVAFDFDGTLSDSEMTVLLGEREGVAERMQDITDRAMNDELSYAESLRERASLLDGLSEEDAEEAFGEVRLRPGAAELIDRLREAGHHVAILTGGFERGVERALEREGVAVDTIVANRLPMAGGRLTGEVEGPLITGTKDDALESLAADLDVPISRTIAVGDGANDLPMLEVAGLSVGYVPKDAVRPSCDVVVASMHRLGKVLEGYNVLRREEE; encoded by the coding sequence ATGCGACTCGTGGCTTTCGATTTCGACGGAACGCTCTCGGACTCGGAGATGACCGTGCTGCTCGGCGAGCGCGAGGGCGTCGCCGAGCGGATGCAGGACATCACCGACCGAGCGATGAACGACGAACTCTCCTACGCGGAGAGTCTGAGAGAGCGCGCGTCGCTGCTCGACGGCCTCTCCGAGGAAGACGCCGAAGAGGCCTTCGGCGAGGTCCGACTCCGTCCGGGCGCGGCGGAACTCATCGACCGCCTCCGCGAGGCCGGGCACCACGTCGCGATCCTGACCGGCGGGTTCGAGCGTGGGGTCGAGCGCGCCCTCGAACGCGAGGGCGTCGCGGTCGACACCATCGTCGCCAACCGCCTCCCGATGGCGGGCGGCCGTCTCACGGGCGAGGTCGAGGGGCCGCTCATCACCGGGACGAAGGACGACGCCCTGGAGTCACTCGCCGCCGACCTCGACGTGCCGATCTCTCGCACCATCGCCGTCGGCGACGGCGCGAACGACCTGCCGATGCTGGAGGTCGCCGGACTGTCCGTGGGCTACGTCCCGAAGGACGCCGTGCGGCCGTCCTGCGACGTCGTCGTCGCCTCGATGCACCGACTCGGAAAGGTGCTGGAGGGCTACAACGTGCTGCGGCGAGAAGAGGAGTAG
- a CDS encoding cupin domain-containing protein, with the protein MGYTVVSQSEVSPAEERPCELRRLSEAAEMSNVAINRFRAEPGEQIPLAYHYHDQQEEAFYVLSGTMHVETPDGTYQVETGSLFTATPGSPHRAYNPADAEAAIEVLAVGAPAVDGDANEYDPSEDDSAADGESETGGS; encoded by the coding sequence ATGGGATACACCGTAGTGAGCCAATCGGAGGTGAGTCCGGCGGAGGAGCGACCGTGTGAACTACGTCGACTCTCCGAGGCCGCGGAGATGTCGAACGTCGCGATCAACCGATTCCGCGCGGAACCGGGCGAACAGATCCCGCTCGCGTACCACTACCACGACCAACAGGAAGAGGCGTTCTACGTGCTCTCGGGGACGATGCACGTCGAGACGCCGGACGGGACCTATCAGGTCGAGACGGGATCGTTGTTCACTGCGACGCCGGGATCGCCACACAGAGCGTACAACCCGGCGGACGCCGAGGCGGCTATCGAGGTGCTGGCCGTCGGGGCGCCGGCGGTCGACGGCGACGCCAACGAGTACGATCCGTCGGAAGACGACTCCGCAGCCGACGGCGAATCCGAGACGGGAGGGAGCTGA
- a CDS encoding cytosine deaminase: MAEYIVTNGRTVAGDSVDVEVRAGAIDRLVPAGDGDPDAFPADRRYDADGRLVTPPLVEPHVHLDATGTAGDPSWNDSGTLAEGIEVWAEYKGDITVEDILERATRTVEWYASHGVTRIRTHADTTEPSLTTVEALVELKSRVSDLVDLQVVAFPQDGILTDESHEDLLEDAVEMGVDLVGGIPHNEYTREDGVQSVGIACDLAERHGLPLDLHIDETDDPNSRFTEVLASEAIKRGIGDRVTASHTTATHSYNNAYADKLISMLAESGVSVVTNPPDNSVLQGAYDDYPRRRGHTRIDELREAGVTVGIGHDSVLDPWYHYGVADPLDAAFILAHYAHMAGRADVEVLWEMLTDANAEVFDADGYGLSEGDEGSLVVYDAPDGFNALRTQAPRTLVLREGDPIARTEPSTTTVHRSDGAVDVDYKR, encoded by the coding sequence ATGGCCGAATACATCGTCACGAACGGCCGGACCGTGGCCGGCGACTCCGTCGACGTCGAGGTCCGTGCGGGAGCGATCGACCGCCTGGTTCCCGCGGGCGACGGCGACCCGGACGCGTTCCCCGCCGACCGTCGGTACGACGCCGACGGCCGGCTGGTGACGCCACCGCTCGTCGAACCCCACGTCCACCTCGACGCGACCGGAACGGCCGGCGATCCCTCCTGGAACGACAGCGGCACGCTCGCGGAGGGCATCGAGGTCTGGGCGGAGTACAAAGGCGACATCACCGTCGAGGACATCCTCGAACGAGCGACGCGGACGGTGGAGTGGTACGCCTCTCACGGCGTGACGCGCATCCGGACGCACGCCGACACGACCGAGCCGTCGCTGACCACCGTCGAGGCGCTGGTGGAGCTGAAGTCGCGGGTTTCCGATCTCGTGGACCTCCAGGTCGTCGCGTTCCCGCAGGACGGGATCCTCACCGACGAGTCGCACGAGGACCTGCTCGAAGACGCCGTCGAGATGGGCGTGGACCTGGTGGGCGGGATCCCGCACAACGAGTACACCCGCGAAGACGGCGTGCAGAGCGTCGGGATCGCGTGCGACCTGGCGGAGCGACACGGCCTCCCGCTGGATCTCCACATCGACGAGACGGACGACCCGAACTCGCGGTTCACGGAGGTGCTCGCCAGCGAGGCGATAAAGCGCGGGATCGGCGACCGCGTCACGGCGAGTCACACGACGGCGACGCACTCGTACAACAACGCCTACGCCGACAAACTGATCTCGATGCTCGCCGAGAGCGGCGTCTCCGTGGTGACGAACCCGCCAGATAACTCCGTCCTGCAGGGCGCGTACGACGACTACCCACGGCGGCGCGGTCACACCCGCATCGACGAACTGCGCGAGGCCGGCGTCACGGTCGGGATCGGCCACGACTCCGTGCTCGACCCGTGGTACCACTACGGCGTCGCCGACCCGCTGGACGCGGCGTTCATCCTCGCGCACTACGCCCACATGGCCGGTCGCGCCGACGTCGAGGTGCTCTGGGAGATGCTGACCGACGCCAACGCCGAGGTCTTCGACGCGGACGGATACGGTCTCAGCGAGGGCGACGAAGGCTCGCTCGTCGTCTACGACGCACCCGACGGCTTCAACGCCCTGCGGACGCAGGCCCCGCGGACGCTGGTGCTTCGAGAGGGCGACCCGATCGCGCGGACGGAGCCGAGCACGACGACGGTGCACCGGTCGGACGGGGCGGTCGACGTCGACTACAAGCGGTAG
- the upp gene encoding uracil phosphoribosyltransferase, whose amino-acid sequence MTIEDRDDAYLITHALAKDTLSRLRDVETEQVAFRKGLVKLGRICGYEIIDGAMETEYVSVQTPLTETTGERVSGLDDVVIVNVLRAATPFVEGLLKAFPRAKQGVISAGRDESAGMDEEGGFPITIDYVKLPEITEDDTVIVADPMLATGSTMCAVLDHVLESAAVEPADLFVLSAVSAPDGLLRVGEEFPQADLLTVAIDDYLDDDGYIVPGLGDAGDRAFRTT is encoded by the coding sequence ATGACGATCGAAGACCGCGACGACGCCTACCTGATCACCCACGCGCTCGCGAAGGACACGCTCTCTCGGCTTCGTGACGTCGAGACCGAGCAGGTCGCGTTCCGCAAGGGCCTCGTCAAACTCGGACGGATCTGTGGCTACGAGATCATCGACGGCGCGATGGAGACCGAATACGTCTCCGTCCAGACGCCGCTGACGGAGACGACCGGCGAGCGGGTGAGCGGCCTCGACGACGTCGTGATCGTCAACGTCCTGCGGGCGGCGACCCCGTTCGTCGAGGGGCTGCTGAAGGCGTTCCCCCGGGCCAAACAGGGCGTCATCAGCGCCGGCCGCGACGAGAGCGCCGGGATGGACGAGGAGGGTGGCTTCCCGATCACCATCGACTACGTGAAGCTCCCGGAGATCACCGAGGACGACACCGTCATCGTCGCCGATCCGATGCTCGCGACCGGATCGACGATGTGCGCCGTTCTCGATCACGTCCTCGAGTCGGCGGCGGTCGAACCGGCCGACCTGTTCGTCCTCTCGGCGGTCTCCGCGCCCGACGGACTCCTTCGCGTCGGTGAGGAGTTCCCCCAGGCCGACCTCCTGACCGTCGCTATCGACGACTACCTCGACGACGACGGGTACATCGTTCCGGGCCTCGGCGACGCCGGCGACCGCGCGTTCAGGACGACGTAG
- the serA gene encoding phosphoglycerate dehydrogenase — MKVLITDPIDDAGLERLREAGHDVETAYDVDGEALLEAVADANALVVRSGTEVTEAVFEAASDLVIVGRAGIGVDNIDIDAATEHGVIVANAPEGNVRAAAEHTVAMSFAAARSIPQAHARLKTGEWAKSDYLGTELNGKTLGIVGLGRVGQEVAKRLDGLGMNLVAYDPYISEERADRLGAELVEFETCLERADFLTVHTPLTPETEGMISTGELELMGGGYLVNCARGGVVDEDALAAAVDDGVLDGAAIDVFAEEPVSPDSPLLDVDDIIVTPHLGASTEAAQENVATSIADQIDAAFAGEPVMNALNAPSVDESVFPRIRPYIGLAETAGKVAAQLLDGRISSVEVAYEGDIAEEDIELVTASALKGVFEPLEWQVNAVNAPQIAEERGIDVKESKRLQSEDFQSLVTVTVGNEDDSLSVCGTLFAGDDPRIVRIDGYRVDAIPHGKMLVARNADKPGVIGFIGSVLGEHDINIAGMFNARRDEEGGEALTVYNLDDPVPTDVVETILADDRMIDVKYLTLNGADDDEE; from the coding sequence ATGAAGGTCCTTATTACGGACCCGATCGACGACGCCGGCCTGGAACGCCTCCGAGAGGCGGGCCACGACGTCGAGACGGCTTACGACGTAGACGGTGAGGCGCTTCTGGAAGCAGTCGCGGACGCCAACGCGCTCGTCGTCCGGTCCGGAACGGAGGTGACCGAGGCGGTCTTCGAGGCCGCCTCGGACCTCGTCATCGTCGGTCGCGCCGGGATCGGCGTCGACAACATCGACATCGACGCCGCGACCGAACACGGCGTCATCGTCGCGAACGCGCCGGAGGGGAACGTCCGCGCGGCCGCCGAGCACACCGTCGCGATGTCGTTCGCCGCCGCGCGCTCGATCCCGCAGGCCCACGCTCGTCTGAAGACGGGCGAGTGGGCGAAAAGCGACTACCTCGGCACGGAACTCAACGGCAAGACGCTCGGGATCGTCGGCCTCGGTCGGGTCGGCCAGGAGGTCGCAAAGCGACTCGACGGTCTCGGAATGAACCTCGTCGCCTACGACCCCTACATCAGCGAGGAGCGCGCCGACCGACTCGGCGCCGAACTCGTCGAGTTCGAGACGTGTCTGGAACGGGCGGACTTCCTCACCGTCCACACGCCGCTGACGCCCGAAACGGAGGGGATGATTTCGACTGGAGAACTGGAACTGATGGGCGGCGGCTACCTCGTCAACTGCGCCCGCGGCGGCGTCGTCGACGAGGACGCGCTCGCCGCGGCGGTCGACGACGGGGTCCTCGACGGCGCGGCGATCGACGTGTTCGCCGAGGAGCCCGTCTCGCCGGACAGCCCGCTGCTCGACGTCGACGACATCATCGTCACCCCGCACCTCGGGGCGTCGACCGAGGCCGCCCAGGAGAACGTCGCGACGTCGATCGCCGATCAGATCGACGCGGCGTTCGCGGGCGAACCGGTGATGAACGCGCTGAACGCCCCCTCGGTGGACGAGAGCGTCTTCCCGCGCATCCGCCCGTACATCGGCCTCGCCGAGACCGCCGGGAAGGTCGCCGCACAACTGCTCGACGGCCGGATCTCCTCGGTCGAGGTCGCCTACGAGGGCGACATCGCCGAGGAGGACATCGAACTCGTCACGGCGTCGGCGCTGAAGGGCGTCTTCGAACCGCTTGAGTGGCAGGTCAACGCGGTCAACGCGCCGCAGATCGCCGAGGAACGCGGCATCGACGTGAAGGAGTCGAAGCGGCTCCAGTCGGAGGACTTCCAGAGCCTCGTGACCGTCACCGTCGGCAACGAGGACGATTCCCTCAGCGTCTGCGGGACCCTCTTCGCCGGGGACGACCCGCGGATCGTCCGTATCGACGGCTACCGCGTCGACGCCATCCCGCACGGCAAGATGCTCGTCGCACGCAACGCCGACAAACCGGGCGTCATCGGTTTCATCGGCTCGGTGCTCGGCGAACACGACATCAACATCGCGGGGATGTTCAACGCCCGCCGCGACGAGGAAGGCGGCGAGGCGCTCACCGTCTACAACCTCGACGATCCCGTTCCGACGGACGTCGTCGAGACGATCCTCGCCGACGACCGGATGATCGACGTGAAGTACCTCACCCTCAACGGCGCGGACGACGACGAAGAGTAA
- a CDS encoding helix-turn-helix domain-containing protein produces MSDVPEMSDLLETEDPGFQQVLACVFGIQRHESRTYLTLLDNPGSTVAELADILDRDRSNVNRSLTTLMEKGLAERERRLLDSGGYIYQYTGTELPQAKEMLHDALDQWVERVHRSIDEYGADEE; encoded by the coding sequence ATGAGCGACGTGCCAGAGATGAGCGACCTCCTGGAGACCGAAGATCCGGGCTTCCAGCAGGTCCTCGCCTGCGTGTTCGGGATCCAGCGCCACGAGAGCCGGACGTATCTCACGCTTCTCGACAATCCGGGGAGCACGGTCGCCGAACTCGCAGACATCCTCGACCGCGACCGGAGCAACGTCAACCGCTCGCTGACGACGCTGATGGAGAAGGGGCTCGCCGAGCGCGAGCGACGGCTGCTCGACTCCGGCGGCTACATCTACCAGTACACCGGAACGGAGCTTCCGCAGGCGAAGGAGATGCTCCACGACGCGCTCGATCAGTGGGTCGAGCGCGTCCACCGCAGCATCGACGAATACGGCGCCGACGAGGAGTGA
- a CDS encoding DNA cytosine methyltransferase, with product MPGSDFDGSSIRVLDLFCGGGGLSEGFLQAGYDVVAGVDVDEDFLATYEHNHEDALAIQADLSEIGPEEFFAEHPVDAGEIDVVIGGPPCKGFSIAGHRDPDDERNYLVGNFIDFVEFVEPAAFVMENVPGIKSMEGGDTLRAILEGFERAGYEKPAYETLNAADYGVPQNRRRVIFQGRRDGSIPTYPERTHGPSKQATLTGKQLEPYVTVEEALLERGADGDERPPIEALPNHEKTDHSAEMVERISEVEPGESLYESYGDSWRRLPRDEPSITIKENHNAPFVHPVEDRVGTVRECAILQSFPDDYVFQGAKSTQLKVVGNAVPPGLSKAIAEALAGDLAEMERSPAASAE from the coding sequence ATGCCGGGTTCCGACTTCGATGGCTCCTCGATCAGGGTGCTCGATCTGTTCTGCGGCGGCGGCGGCCTCTCGGAGGGCTTCCTGCAGGCCGGTTACGACGTCGTCGCCGGCGTCGACGTCGACGAGGACTTCCTCGCGACCTACGAGCACAACCACGAGGACGCGCTCGCGATCCAGGCGGACCTCTCCGAAATCGGCCCCGAGGAGTTCTTCGCGGAGCACCCGGTCGACGCGGGAGAAATCGACGTCGTGATCGGCGGCCCGCCCTGCAAGGGGTTCAGCATCGCGGGCCACCGCGACCCCGACGACGAGCGGAACTACCTCGTCGGGAACTTCATCGACTTCGTCGAGTTCGTCGAGCCCGCGGCGTTCGTGATGGAGAACGTCCCGGGGATCAAGTCGATGGAGGGCGGGGACACCCTCCGGGCGATCCTGGAGGGGTTCGAGCGCGCCGGCTACGAGAAGCCGGCGTACGAGACGCTGAACGCCGCCGACTACGGGGTGCCGCAGAACCGCCGCCGGGTGATCTTCCAGGGGCGGCGCGACGGGTCGATCCCGACGTACCCCGAGCGGACCCACGGCCCCTCGAAACAGGCGACGCTCACGGGGAAACAGCTAGAGCCGTACGTGACCGTCGAGGAGGCCCTCCTGGAGCGGGGCGCGGACGGGGACGAGCGGCCCCCCATCGAGGCGTTACCGAACCACGAGAAGACGGATCACTCCGCGGAGATGGTCGAGCGGATTTCGGAGGTCGAACCCGGCGAGAGCCTCTACGAGAGTTACGGCGACAGCTGGCGGCGACTCCCCCGCGACGAGCCGTCGATCACGATCAAGGAGAACCACAACGCGCCGTTCGTCCACCCCGTCGAGGACCGCGTCGGGACCGTCCGGGAGTGTGCGATCCTCCAGTCGTTCCCCGACGACTACGTGTTCCAGGGGGCCAAGAGCACGCAGTTGAAAGTCGTCGGCAACGCCGTCCCGCCGGGGCTCTCGAAGGCCATCGCGGAGGCGCTGGCCGGGGACCTAGCAGAGATGGAGCGGAGTCCCGCCGCCAGCGCGGAGTGA